A genomic region of Hyalangium gracile contains the following coding sequences:
- a CDS encoding DUF6310 domain-containing protein, whose translation MLHRACSAPLLLLLLSACATMDSSLEEWEDPSPRFANLQRAAQYPWTDDGHCVVREASNEWPILAERCFHALDRDRVRFRDVTRRCAVASAPAAAAAVPMGVALCVFASPVVVTGAVIVIGTVVVAVLIKESLDAYDRSASHERAKRKAQTRPFNQQEPVMNREPTPRSLGRDWLPPVSSNPTERRPECEPIPVPRATKDDPHNECADTFPPNRYPGRDVSVSGIRFDALQAGVRVLWEIKTHQFDKYNAFIRDREIEKELKQIIKERDAAAACGYDFVVGVSTQAHKDALLEELPRLNVVVTGCTR comes from the coding sequence ATGCTCCATCGAGCTTGCAGCGCCCCCCTGTTACTGCTCCTGCTCTCAGCCTGCGCCACGATGGATTCGAGCCTGGAAGAGTGGGAGGACCCGAGTCCGAGATTCGCCAACCTTCAGCGGGCAGCGCAGTACCCCTGGACGGACGACGGACATTGCGTGGTGCGCGAAGCCTCCAACGAATGGCCGATCCTGGCGGAGAGGTGCTTTCACGCGCTGGATCGCGACAGGGTCAGGTTTCGCGATGTCACGAGAAGATGCGCTGTCGCTTCTGCTCCTGCGGCTGCGGCTGCCGTGCCCATGGGCGTAGCGCTCTGCGTCTTTGCGTCGCCGGTGGTCGTAACTGGAGCAGTGATTGTCATTGGCACCGTGGTGGTGGCGGTTCTCATCAAAGAGAGCCTTGATGCTTATGACCGGAGCGCCTCCCATGAGCGTGCGAAGCGCAAGGCTCAGACACGGCCATTCAATCAGCAGGAACCCGTGATGAACAGAGAGCCCACGCCGAGGAGCTTGGGTCGGGATTGGCTCCCACCCGTGTCATCCAATCCGACGGAGCGCCGCCCAGAGTGCGAGCCCATCCCGGTGCCACGCGCGACCAAAGATGATCCTCATAACGAGTGCGCCGATACGTTTCCGCCTAACCGCTATCCCGGCAGGGACGTGAGCGTGAGCGGAATACGCTTCGATGCGCTGCAAGCCGGGGTTCGCGTGCTGTGGGAGATCAAGACCCATCAATTTGACAAGTATAATGCCTTCATCCGGGATCGGGAGATTGAGAAGGAGTTGAAGCAAATAATAAAGGAGCGAGACGCTGCGGCGGCCTGTGGATATGACTTCGTCGTCGGGGTGAGCACCCAGGCGCACAAAGACGCGCTGCTCGAGGAGCTTCCCAGGCTCAATGTCGTCGTCACGGGGTGCACACGATGA